The following proteins are encoded in a genomic region of Candidatus Binatia bacterium:
- a CDS encoding IS630 family transposase (programmed frameshift) translates to MPIPLRVDFEAADLRAAARATKNAGQARRLLALAAIYDGSSRTEAAKIGGVTLQIVRDWVVKFNAHGPDGLIDRKPPGQPSRLSDAHRTAIKAIIESGPIPATHGVVRWRLVDLCQWVWEEFRIAIAKQTLSRELRAMGYRKLSARPRHHAQAEGAIESFKKNFPEVLAKVAADNKIEPARIEIWFADEARIGQKNKITRRWARRGSRPSAPHDQRTASTYIFGAICPKRGKGAALVLPRCNIEAMNLHLAEIALAVAPGAHALLLVDQAGWHMSAKLVIPPNITLVPLPPKCPELNPVENLWQFLRDNWLSNRVFTSYANIVDHCCDTWNKLVAQPWRIMSVGLREWMNGF, encoded by the exons ATGCCGATCCCACTGCGGGTTGATTTCGAAGCCGCCGATCTGCGCGCCGCGGCCCGTGCGACCAAGAATGCGGGGCAGGCCCGTAGGCTGCTTGCTCTGGCGGCGATCTATGACGGGTCTTCGCGGACCGAGGCTGCCAAGATTGGCGGCGTGACGTTGCAGATCGTTCGGGACTGGGTGGTAAAGTTCAATGCCCACGGCCCGGATGGCTTGATCGACCGCAAGCCGCCTGGTCAGCCATCGCGCTTGAGCGACGCGCATCGCACGGCGATCAAGGCCATCATCGAGAGCGGTCCGATCCCTGCGACCCATGGCGTCGTGCGCTGGCGGCTGGTCGATCTGTGCCAGTGGGTGTGGGAGGAGTTCCGCATCGCCATCGCCAAGCAGACCTTGAGCCGCGAGCTGCGCGCCATGGGCTACCGCAAGCTCTCCGCCCGCCCACGCCATCACGCCCAGGCCGAAGGCGCCATCGAGAGTTTTAAAAAAA ACTTCCCCGAGGTCCTGGCGAAGGTCGCGGCCGACAACAAGATCGAGCCTGCACGCATAGAAATCTGGTTCGCCGACGAAGCCAGGATCGGTCAGAAGAACAAAATCACGCGGCGCTGGGCCAGGCGCGGTTCGAGACCCTCGGCCCCGCACGATCAACGCACCGCGTCGACCTATATCTTCGGCGCGATCTGTCCGAAGCGAGGCAAGGGGGCGGCCCTCGTGCTGCCTCGCTGCAACATCGAAGCGATGAACCTGCACCTGGCCGAGATCGCGCTGGCGGTGGCACCGGGTGCTCATGCACTCCTCCTCGTCGATCAGGCGGGTTGGCACATGTCCGCTAAGCTCGTCATACCGCCCAACATCACGCTCGTGCCATTGCCGCCGAAGTGCCCGGAACTCAATCCCGTGGAAAACCTCTGGCAGTTCCTGCGCGACAACTGGCTGTCAAACCGCGTGTTCACGTCCTACGCCAACATCGTCGACCACTGCTGCGATACCTGGAACAAGCTGGTGGCTCAGCCATGGCGCATCATGTCCGTCGGCCTGCGTGAATGGATGAACGGGTTCTGA